A window from Leptothermofonsia sichuanensis E412 encodes these proteins:
- a CDS encoding carboxypeptidase-like regulatory domain-containing protein, producing MSLLAATLAPLFSQMEPKAMPPCTPSIEPAITVVVSDSRTQKPLEATVVVKDGSFQETLEWNGVTPTGHTIYGGAFERPGRYTITVSRDGYATFVMTGVNVDKDDCHVMTRQLKVNLQPVKPRRESSR from the coding sequence ATGTCACTACTCGCTGCGACGCTTGCCCCTCTTTTTAGTCAAATGGAGCCTAAAGCAATGCCCCCCTGCACTCCCAGTATTGAACCTGCGATTACCGTTGTTGTTTCTGATTCCAGAACCCAAAAGCCTCTGGAAGCCACTGTTGTGGTCAAGGACGGTTCTTTTCAGGAAACTTTAGAATGGAATGGCGTTACTCCCACAGGTCACACGATTTATGGGGGTGCCTTTGAACGCCCTGGACGTTACACCATCACCGTTTCAAGAGATGGGTATGCCACCTTTGTTATGACTGGCGTCAATGTTGACAAAGACGATTGCCATGTCATGACCCGCCAGTTAAAAGTGAACTTGCAGCCCGTGAAACCCAGACGCGAGAGCAGCCGGTAG